The following proteins are co-located in the Pseudomonas synxantha genome:
- a CDS encoding malonate decarboxylase holo-ACP synthase, translated as MVNAHDLLWGMTPAHLPADAPTWVLEAIDAGHPVVVRRAVTDPGQVAVGVRGRLREQRFAAVMPITAVQRRVAPEDLRQVTSSRDLPALRALAQLRPVLAQLDWGVSGSAGFELASGIEALHAMSDLDLILRTPEPLDRFEARALLAKLDTALCAVDLQLQTPFGAVALREWAGISRRVLLKTSNGAHLVLDPWQAVA; from the coding sequence ATGGTGAACGCCCATGACTTGCTCTGGGGCATGACCCCGGCGCACCTGCCTGCGGATGCTCCGACCTGGGTGCTGGAAGCGATCGACGCCGGTCATCCGGTGGTAGTGCGTCGCGCCGTCACCGATCCGGGCCAAGTGGCGGTTGGCGTGCGTGGGCGCTTGCGTGAGCAGCGGTTTGCGGCGGTGATGCCCATAACCGCTGTGCAACGGCGCGTGGCGCCTGAAGACTTGCGCCAGGTGACCTCATCCCGGGATTTACCCGCGCTGCGGGCGCTCGCTCAACTGCGGCCAGTGCTGGCGCAGCTGGACTGGGGCGTCAGCGGCAGTGCCGGATTTGAATTGGCGAGCGGCATCGAAGCGTTGCATGCCATGAGCGATCTGGATTTGATTTTGCGCACCCCCGAACCGCTTGATCGCTTTGAGGCGCGGGCGTTGCTGGCAAAACTGGACACCGCGCTGTGCGCCGTGGACCTGCAACTGCAAACCCCGTTTGGTGCCGTTGCCTTGCGCGAATGGGCGGGCATATCTCGTCGTGTCCTGCTCAAAACCAGCAACGGCGCACACCTTGTGCTCGACCCTTGGCAGGCTGTGGCATGA
- a CDS encoding LysR substrate-binding domain-containing protein, with translation MLIDEEFTLKKLEIFLAFMRTGNLARAAAELQTSNVSVHRAIHSLENALRCPLFKHEGRNLTPLESAYVLEERAQKLVADVVDSVRLTREAAGFSAERFKLGSLYSLTVKTVPQLIMGLKIRRSELNIDLILGSNFDLLYKLKNMEVDAILISLDEHANDPDCEQIALFSDDIFLATPADSPLDRNQEIDLADVRDATFITLTQGFATHQDGNRVFKQAGFEPKVAMQVNDIFTLLSMVSSGVGYALLPGRIAAVYENRVKLIPLQPRYRLQQHIGVVFLKAKERDPNLLALLAECRMYANRQV, from the coding sequence ATGCTGATCGACGAAGAGTTTACCCTCAAGAAGCTGGAAATCTTCCTGGCGTTCATGCGCACCGGCAACCTGGCCCGCGCCGCCGCCGAGTTGCAAACCAGCAACGTCAGCGTTCATCGCGCCATCCACTCCCTGGAAAATGCCCTGCGCTGCCCGCTGTTCAAACACGAAGGTCGCAACCTCACCCCGCTGGAAAGCGCCTATGTGCTTGAAGAACGCGCACAGAAACTGGTGGCCGATGTGGTCGACAGCGTACGCCTGACCCGCGAAGCCGCCGGCTTCTCCGCCGAGCGTTTCAAACTCGGCTCGCTGTATTCGCTGACGGTAAAAACCGTACCGCAACTGATCATGGGCCTGAAGATCCGCCGCAGCGAACTCAATATCGATCTGATCCTCGGCTCCAATTTCGACCTGCTCTACAAACTCAAGAACATGGAAGTCGACGCGATCCTCATCTCCCTCGACGAACACGCCAACGACCCCGACTGTGAGCAGATCGCCCTGTTCAGCGATGACATTTTCCTGGCCACTCCGGCCGATTCCCCACTGGACCGCAACCAGGAAATCGACCTGGCCGATGTACGCGACGCTACCTTCATCACCCTCACCCAGGGCTTCGCCACGCACCAGGACGGCAACCGGGTGTTCAAGCAAGCGGGGTTCGAGCCGAAGGTGGCGATGCAGGTGAACGATATCTTCACCTTGCTGAGCATGGTCAGTTCAGGGGTGGGTTATGCGCTGCTGCCGGGGCGGATTGCAGCGGTGTATGAGAACCGCGTGAAGCTGATACCGCTGCAACCCAGGTATCGGTTGCAGCAGCATATCGGCGTAGTGTTCCTGAAGGCCAAGGAACGCGACCCGAACCTGCTGGCGCTGCTGGCGGAATGTCGGATGTATGCCAATCGGCAAGTTTGA
- a CDS encoding transporter substrate-binding domain-containing protein: MQKTAVNRCIFKVCIFASLTLGLPLASASESSATLEKITASQQISVGYRDASVPFSYIGDQSGKPMGYSVDLTHRIVERVREQAGLKNLRVNYRLVTSQTRIPLVQNGTVDLECGSTGVTAERQKQVAFSYGFIYVKGQLLTARTSGIHGLSDLKGKNVVTTAGTTNERFLKRYNAEHQSNMFVISAKDHGEAFKMLETGRAVAFYMDDALLYGERAKARDPHHWVVVGKEQSREIYSCMVRKDDPQFLAVVNQALGDLYRSGAINGIYQRWFEQPIPPNGLNLEFPMTSELKAIIASPVSDPVE, encoded by the coding sequence ATGCAAAAAACAGCGGTAAACCGTTGCATTTTCAAGGTCTGCATTTTCGCTTCGCTGACGCTGGGACTACCCCTGGCGTCAGCGAGCGAATCCAGCGCAACCTTGGAAAAAATCACTGCCAGCCAGCAAATTTCCGTTGGCTATCGTGATGCGTCAGTGCCGTTCTCGTATATAGGCGATCAGAGCGGCAAGCCGATGGGGTATTCGGTGGACCTCACCCACAGGATCGTCGAGCGCGTCCGGGAACAGGCCGGCCTGAAAAACTTGCGTGTGAATTATCGCCTGGTGACGTCCCAGACCCGGATCCCATTGGTACAGAACGGCACCGTTGACCTGGAGTGTGGCTCCACCGGAGTGACCGCCGAACGGCAGAAGCAGGTGGCATTTTCCTATGGGTTTATCTATGTGAAGGGGCAGTTACTGACGGCCAGGACCAGCGGCATCCACGGACTCTCCGACCTCAAGGGCAAGAACGTGGTGACCACCGCCGGCACCACCAACGAACGCTTCCTCAAACGCTACAACGCCGAGCATCAGAGCAATATGTTCGTCATCAGCGCCAAGGACCACGGCGAAGCGTTCAAGATGCTTGAGACCGGCCGTGCGGTGGCGTTCTATATGGACGATGCGCTGCTCTACGGCGAACGCGCCAAGGCCAGGGACCCACACCATTGGGTGGTCGTGGGCAAGGAGCAATCGCGGGAGATCTACAGCTGCATGGTGCGCAAGGATGACCCACAGTTTCTCGCGGTGGTTAACCAGGCCCTGGGCGACCTTTACCGCTCGGGGGCGATCAACGGGATTTACCAGCGCTGGTTCGAGCAGCCGATTCCACCGAACGGCTTGAACCTGGAGTTTCCGATGACCAGTGAGTTGAAGGCGATCATTGCCAGCCCGGTCAGCGACCCGGTGGAGTGA
- a CDS encoding malonate decarboxylase subunit delta: METLSFEFPAGKPPKGRALVGCVGSGDLEVLLEPGTAGMLTIQVQTSVNGAEQRWQHLFERIFQEQTPPALNIDIHDFGATPGVVRLRLEQGFEEIGHE, from the coding sequence ATGGAAACCTTATCTTTTGAATTTCCCGCCGGGAAGCCGCCAAAAGGTCGTGCGTTGGTGGGTTGCGTTGGCTCGGGCGACCTTGAAGTGCTGCTGGAACCGGGTACGGCCGGCATGCTGACGATCCAGGTGCAGACCTCGGTCAACGGCGCCGAGCAACGCTGGCAGCATCTGTTCGAACGTATCTTCCAAGAGCAGACGCCGCCTGCATTGAACATCGATATCCACGATTTCGGCGCTACCCCCGGCGTGGTGCGTTTGCGCCTGGAGCAGGGCTTCGAGGAGATCGGCCATGAATGA
- the trhA gene encoding PAQR family membrane homeostasis protein TrhA, with amino-acid sequence MYHGERFNAWSHLLGAVAACIGAVWMLVVASLDGSPWKIVSVAIYGFTLMVLYSASTVYHSVQGRRKAIMQKVDHFSIYLLIAGSYTPFCLVTLRGPWGWTLFGIVWGLAVIGILQEIKPRSEARILSIVIYAVMGWIVLVAVKPLMAALGTAGFIWLASGGVLYTVGIIFFALEDRLRHSHGVWHLFVIGGSLLHFVAIMHYVL; translated from the coding sequence ATGTACCACGGGGAGCGATTCAACGCCTGGAGCCATTTGCTCGGTGCAGTCGCGGCGTGTATTGGCGCCGTGTGGATGTTGGTGGTGGCGAGCCTGGACGGCAGCCCCTGGAAGATCGTCAGCGTGGCGATCTACGGCTTTACCCTGATGGTGCTGTACAGCGCGTCGACGGTGTACCACAGCGTACAGGGACGGCGAAAAGCGATCATGCAGAAGGTCGATCACTTTTCCATCTACCTGTTGATCGCCGGCAGCTACACGCCTTTTTGCCTGGTGACCCTGCGCGGGCCGTGGGGCTGGACGCTGTTCGGTATCGTGTGGGGGCTGGCGGTGATCGGTATCCTGCAAGAGATCAAGCCGCGCTCGGAGGCGCGGATTCTGTCCATCGTGATTTATGCCGTGATGGGCTGGATCGTACTCGTGGCAGTCAAGCCGCTGATGGCGGCGCTGGGTACGGCGGGGTTCATCTGGTTGGCGTCGGGCGGGGTGTTGTATACCGTCGGTATTATCTTTTTTGCCCTGGAGGACCGCCTGCGCCATTCCCATGGGGTCTGGCATCTGTTTGTCATCGGCGGCAGCCTGCTGCATTTCGTGGCGATCATGCATTACGTGCTCTGA
- the mdcE gene encoding biotin-independent malonate decarboxylase subunit gamma has protein sequence MRGLQWFNALSAGATPVEGLPDSLKVADGVLGEQAVRFIAVVTDPNNRFPRARNGEVGLLEGWGLAKAVDEAIAAGDKRPIIAIVDVPSQAYGRREEALGIHQALAAAADSYARARLAGHPVIALLVGKAMSGAFLAHGYQANRLIALRDPGVMVHAMGKASAARVTLRSVEELEALAASVPPMAYDIDSYASLGLLWETLSVSQIEQPTSDDVARVSDCLVQAIKDVVQPDLKGRSGATNRAASSHVRQLLREQW, from the coding sequence ATGAGAGGGTTACAGTGGTTCAATGCATTGAGCGCTGGCGCAACACCCGTAGAGGGCTTGCCGGATTCGTTGAAAGTCGCAGACGGCGTATTGGGTGAGCAGGCGGTGCGCTTTATCGCGGTGGTCACCGACCCGAATAACCGCTTCCCGCGTGCGCGCAATGGCGAGGTCGGGTTGCTGGAAGGTTGGGGGCTCGCCAAGGCCGTGGATGAGGCCATCGCGGCGGGCGATAAACGCCCCATCATCGCCATCGTCGACGTGCCCAGCCAAGCCTATGGCCGTCGTGAAGAAGCCCTCGGCATCCACCAGGCCCTGGCCGCCGCTGCCGACAGCTACGCCCGCGCACGCCTGGCCGGCCACCCGGTCATCGCATTGCTGGTGGGCAAGGCCATGTCCGGTGCGTTTCTGGCCCATGGTTACCAGGCCAACCGCTTGATCGCCCTGCGCGACCCTGGGGTAATGGTGCATGCCATGGGCAAGGCCTCGGCGGCGCGGGTGACCTTGCGCAGTGTTGAAGAGCTGGAAGCCTTGGCCGCCAGTGTGCCGCCTATGGCCTATGACATCGACAGTTATGCCAGCCTGGGTTTGCTCTGGGAGACCTTGTCGGTGAGCCAGATTGAACAGCCGACATCGGACGATGTGGCGCGGGTCAGCGATTGCCTGGTGCAGGCGATCAAAGATGTCGTGCAACCCGATTTGAAAGGACGTTCCGGTGCGACTAATCGCGCCGCCTCAAGCCACGTACGCCAACTGCTGCGGGAACAATGGTGA
- a CDS encoding biotin-independent malonate decarboxylase subunit beta, translated as MNDLLNQHSFVELGARQRAKALLDAGTYRELIDPFQRVMSPWLSRQGVVPQADDGVVIAKGNIAGLPVVVAAIEGNFQGGSLGEVGGAKIAGALELAAEDNRNAIPTRAVLLLETGGVRLQEANLGLAAIADIHAAIVDLRQYQPVVGVVAGSVGCFGGMSIAAGLCSYLVVTREARLGLNGPQVIEQEAGLEEYDSRDRPFIWSLTGGEQRFNSGLADRYVADDVAQIQQTVSALLQQGAPEQPRSRRADFYLARLAELDTAAQIEPATVRALYQGERP; from the coding sequence ATGAATGACTTGCTCAACCAGCACAGTTTTGTCGAACTCGGTGCACGGCAGCGCGCCAAGGCGTTGCTGGATGCCGGCACTTACCGTGAACTGATCGACCCGTTCCAACGGGTCATGTCGCCGTGGCTCAGCCGCCAAGGCGTGGTGCCCCAGGCCGATGACGGCGTGGTGATTGCCAAGGGCAACATCGCCGGCTTGCCGGTGGTGGTCGCCGCTATCGAGGGTAATTTCCAAGGTGGCAGCCTCGGTGAAGTCGGTGGCGCAAAAATCGCGGGGGCACTGGAACTGGCCGCCGAAGACAACCGCAACGCCATACCGACCCGCGCCGTGCTGCTGCTGGAAACCGGTGGGGTGCGCTTGCAGGAAGCCAACCTGGGCCTGGCCGCGATTGCTGATATCCATGCTGCGATTGTCGACCTGCGCCAGTACCAGCCGGTGGTCGGTGTGGTGGCGGGCAGTGTCGGTTGTTTTGGTGGTATGTCCATCGCGGCCGGACTGTGCAGTTACCTGGTGGTCACCCGCGAAGCGCGCCTGGGTTTGAATGGTCCGCAAGTGATCGAGCAGGAGGCCGGCCTGGAAGAATACGACTCCCGCGACCGGCCTTTCATCTGGAGCCTTACGGGCGGCGAACAACGTTTTAACAGTGGTTTGGCCGACCGTTACGTGGCGGACGATGTGGCGCAGATCCAGCAGACCGTGAGTGCGCTGTTGCAACAAGGCGCGCCCGAACAACCACGTAGCCGCCGCGCTGATTTCTACCTGGCGCGCCTGGCCGAACTCGACACAGCGGCGCAAATCGAGCCCGCGACGGTTCGCGCTCTGTATCAGGGAGAACGCCCATGA
- a CDS encoding D-amino acid dehydrogenase: MARRVCIIGGGVIGLASAYACVRAGMEVTLVEAQKKLGNVTSFANGGQLSYRYVAPLADAGVPLKALGFLLRSESPLKLRPRLDLSQWRWLASFLGACRSSVNRTNSAHLLRLAAMSQDVLNRWRVEDHLEGFNWKRNGKLVTFRSADSFAQGRRKLTDPLQQQVLSAEDCRKLEPSLMEGTFVGGIYNPNEEVADCHAFCQQLGGHLEASGRCRIVYGRKVLRVHEAFNTAVAVELEDEVIPVENLILAAGHNSSSLGLPGMRLPLYPLKGYSLSVPIGEQHSAPTVNVTDYDRRAVYARIGDQLRVAAMVDMVGFNSAPEPKRLAVIKRLARQTFPMGGNYDAAVEWAGMRPATPTGLPLIGASSYRNLWLNLGHGALGFTLACASGQLLAEMIAERSTSIDAHVFLPKAA; the protein is encoded by the coding sequence ATGGCAAGGCGAGTATGTATCATCGGTGGCGGTGTCATCGGGTTGGCGAGTGCCTATGCATGTGTGCGTGCAGGCATGGAAGTCACCTTGGTCGAAGCGCAAAAAAAACTGGGTAATGTCACCAGTTTTGCGAATGGTGGCCAACTGTCCTACCGCTATGTCGCCCCCCTTGCCGATGCTGGTGTACCACTCAAGGCGCTTGGCTTTCTGCTGCGCTCGGAGTCTCCCCTGAAGCTCAGGCCCCGGCTGGACCTTTCACAATGGCGCTGGCTCGCCTCTTTCCTCGGCGCCTGCCGCTCCTCGGTAAACCGTACAAACTCCGCACATTTGCTTCGCCTGGCAGCGATGAGCCAGGACGTCCTGAACCGCTGGCGGGTAGAGGACCATCTGGAGGGGTTCAACTGGAAGCGCAATGGAAAACTGGTGACCTTCCGTTCCGCTGACAGCTTCGCGCAGGGGCGGCGCAAATTGACTGACCCCCTCCAGCAACAAGTGCTATCGGCCGAAGACTGCCGCAAGCTTGAACCGTCCCTGATGGAGGGGACCTTTGTCGGCGGTATTTACAACCCTAATGAAGAGGTTGCCGATTGCCACGCATTTTGCCAGCAGCTTGGCGGGCATTTGGAGGCATCGGGACGCTGCCGCATTGTCTACGGGCGCAAAGTATTGCGTGTCCATGAGGCGTTTAATACAGCTGTAGCCGTGGAGCTTGAGGACGAAGTCATCCCTGTGGAGAACCTGATCCTGGCAGCCGGTCACAACAGTTCGAGCCTGGGTCTGCCAGGTATGCGTCTACCGCTTTACCCCCTCAAGGGCTACAGCCTCAGCGTGCCCATCGGCGAGCAGCACAGTGCGCCAACGGTCAATGTGACCGATTACGACCGCAGGGCTGTGTATGCCCGGATCGGCGATCAGTTACGTGTCGCCGCCATGGTCGACATGGTGGGTTTCAACAGCGCCCCGGAGCCCAAGCGCCTGGCGGTGATAAAACGCTTGGCCCGCCAGACGTTTCCGATGGGCGGCAACTATGACGCTGCGGTTGAATGGGCAGGGATGCGGCCAGCGACGCCCACCGGCCTGCCTCTGATTGGTGCCAGTTCCTATCGCAATCTGTGGCTCAACCTGGGGCATGGCGCTCTTGGCTTCACGCTCGCGTGCGCCAGCGGCCAGTTGCTGGCCGAAATGATTGCAGAGCGGTCGACTTCGATTGACGCACATGTGTTTCTTCCCAAGGCGGCCTGA
- a CDS encoding triphosphoribosyl-dephospho-CoA synthase, which yields MRALKLHELSLADRLADMAVDALIDEADLSPKPALVDRRGNGAHSDLHLGLMHASALSLWPMFKEMAEAAFEFGEVGLPLREALGRIGREGEQAMLATTNGVNTHRGAIWALGLLTAAAALEPRGVVLNAAKLALLNDRHAPQPMSHGAQVAQRYGARGAREEAQLGFPAVMQRGLPQLHRSRQQNAGEQNARLDALLAIMTELADTCVLYRAGTEGLQAMQQGAQAVLDAGGSATLAGRRQLHELDTQLLALNASPGGAADLLAACLFIDRLDGAL from the coding sequence ATGCGCGCCCTCAAACTGCATGAACTCAGCCTTGCCGATCGCCTGGCGGATATGGCCGTCGATGCGCTGATCGATGAAGCGGATTTATCGCCCAAACCCGCCCTGGTGGACCGGCGCGGCAACGGTGCCCACAGCGATTTGCACCTGGGCCTGATGCACGCGTCGGCGCTGTCGCTGTGGCCGATGTTCAAGGAAATGGCCGAGGCCGCGTTTGAATTCGGTGAAGTCGGTTTGCCCCTGCGTGAAGCCCTGGGGCGTATTGGTCGCGAAGGTGAACAAGCGATGCTCGCCACTACCAACGGCGTGAACACCCATCGCGGTGCAATCTGGGCCCTCGGTTTGCTCACCGCCGCAGCGGCCCTGGAACCACGTGGCGTCGTACTGAATGCAGCCAAGCTGGCCTTGCTCAATGACCGCCATGCCCCACAACCCATGAGCCATGGCGCCCAGGTTGCCCAGCGCTACGGCGCACGCGGTGCCCGCGAAGAAGCGCAGTTAGGCTTTCCCGCTGTGATGCAACGCGGTCTGCCGCAACTGCACAGAAGCCGCCAGCAAAACGCCGGTGAACAGAATGCCCGCCTGGACGCTTTGCTCGCGATCATGACCGAGCTGGCCGATACCTGCGTGCTCTACCGCGCCGGCACTGAAGGCCTTCAAGCCATGCAGCAAGGCGCCCAGGCTGTGCTGGATGCGGGTGGTAGCGCAACCCTCGCCGGCCGCCGCCAATTGCACGAACTGGACACCCAGCTCCTGGCCTTGAATGCCTCCCCTGGCGGCGCCGCCGACCTGTTGGCCGCCTGCCTGTTTATCGACCGCCTCGACGGAGCGTTGTGA
- the mdcH gene encoding malonate decarboxylase subunit epsilon, protein MSSLLVFPGQGAQRAGMLQALSAEVLEEASDALGEDVRQLDSAQALASTRAVQLCLLIVGVAHARQLQHTPDYVAGLSIGAYPAAVIAGALDFADAVKLVSLRGELMQQAYPQGYGMTALIGPELSRVEALLADIHSPLTPVYLANINADNQTVIAGSDDAMKRVAERIKGNGIAKRLAVSVPSHCALLEQPAQVLAQAFVPLKAPRITYLSSTRARPIHNLEQLRDDLAFNMCRVVDWRGTVQSAYERGVRLQIELPPGAVLTGLSRRVFDQGTVIACEGARLDTLQALLQEEERRHR, encoded by the coding sequence ATGAGCAGCCTCCTGGTGTTTCCGGGGCAGGGCGCCCAGCGGGCGGGTATGCTCCAGGCGCTATCGGCCGAGGTTCTGGAAGAAGCCAGTGATGCCTTGGGTGAAGATGTGCGTCAGCTCGATTCGGCGCAAGCCTTGGCGAGCACGCGTGCGGTGCAACTGTGCCTGCTGATCGTCGGCGTCGCCCATGCCCGCCAGTTGCAACATACGCCTGATTATGTGGCGGGCCTGTCCATCGGTGCTTACCCAGCCGCCGTCATCGCCGGTGCCCTGGACTTCGCTGACGCGGTAAAGCTGGTGAGCCTGCGTGGCGAGCTGATGCAGCAGGCGTATCCACAGGGCTATGGCATGACCGCCCTGATTGGTCCTGAATTATCCCGCGTCGAGGCGCTGCTGGCGGATATCCACAGCCCGTTGACCCCGGTGTACCTGGCCAATATCAACGCCGATAACCAGACCGTCATCGCCGGTAGTGATGACGCCATGAAGCGCGTTGCTGAACGTATCAAAGGCAACGGCATCGCCAAGCGCCTGGCCGTCAGCGTGCCGTCCCACTGCGCGTTGCTGGAACAGCCGGCTCAGGTCCTGGCCCAAGCCTTCGTGCCGCTCAAGGCGCCGCGCATCACCTACCTGAGCAGCACCCGCGCGCGACCCATCCACAACCTCGAGCAACTGCGCGACGACCTGGCCTTCAACATGTGCCGTGTCGTCGACTGGCGCGGCACCGTGCAAAGCGCCTACGAGCGTGGCGTACGCCTGCAGATCGAACTGCCCCCGGGTGCGGTGCTCACCGGTCTGTCACGGCGGGTCTTCGACCAAGGCACGGTGATCGCCTGCGAAGGCGCACGCCTGGATACCTTGCAGGCCCTGCTGCAAGAGGAGGAACGCCGCCACCGATAA
- a CDS encoding LysR family transcriptional regulator, which produces MRLRHIEIFQAIRQTGSVSAAAQLLHVSQPAVTKVLQHAELQLGFPLFLRVRGKLQPTPEALALESEVEKVTTSLQGVQRLAKSLRHTPEQSVRIGAIPALAQSLLPPSILEWKRSYPDMVCELSSDHSRELVQQLLMREIDLALTLNFSGHPGLTSQILANGALVALASKAYWPEAESSQPLPLAELANTSLIGLSSADPLAAKLDSYLENIDPPPQISISVQTYSLARAMVESGAGITVIDPFTALGASMTTMCIRTLAPQLPITLYALTRANEPPPHMLADLLHIFGNRARALLERL; this is translated from the coding sequence ATGCGTCTGCGACATATCGAAATCTTCCAGGCCATCCGCCAGACCGGCTCCGTCAGCGCCGCCGCGCAGTTGCTGCACGTCTCGCAACCAGCGGTGACCAAGGTGCTTCAGCACGCCGAATTGCAGCTGGGCTTCCCGTTGTTTCTAAGGGTGCGTGGCAAGTTACAGCCCACACCGGAAGCCCTGGCCTTGGAAAGCGAAGTCGAGAAAGTCACAACGAGTCTGCAAGGGGTGCAACGGCTGGCCAAGAGCTTGCGCCATACGCCTGAACAAAGCGTGCGCATCGGCGCCATCCCGGCGCTGGCACAGTCGCTGCTGCCACCGTCAATCCTTGAGTGGAAGCGCAGCTACCCGGACATGGTCTGTGAGCTGTCCAGCGACCATAGCCGCGAGCTGGTGCAGCAGTTGTTGATGCGCGAAATCGACCTGGCACTGACCCTCAATTTCTCCGGCCACCCGGGGCTCACCAGCCAGATACTGGCGAACGGGGCGCTGGTAGCGTTGGCCTCCAAGGCTTACTGGCCTGAGGCTGAATCAAGCCAGCCATTGCCTTTGGCCGAACTGGCGAATACGTCGCTGATTGGTCTTTCCAGCGCTGATCCGTTGGCGGCAAAGCTCGACAGTTACCTGGAAAATATTGACCCACCGCCACAAATAAGCATTTCCGTACAAACCTATTCCCTGGCCCGGGCCATGGTTGAATCCGGTGCGGGAATAACGGTGATTGATCCCTTCACAGCCCTCGGTGCGTCCATGACGACGATGTGCATTCGCACGCTTGCCCCGCAGTTGCCGATCACCCTGTACGCCCTGACCCGCGCCAACGAACCGCCTCCGCATATGTTGGCCGACCTGTTGCATATCTTCGGCAACCGGGCACGTGCGTTGCTCGAGCGCCTTTAA
- the madL gene encoding malonate transporter subunit MadL: MIIYGVAFLALCTLAGLFIGELLGKWMGIPANVGGVGIAMLLLIGLGSYLGKRGLFTGKSEQGVSFWAAIYIPIVVAMAAQQNVYGAISGGPMAILAGTIAVLLGFALVPVLVRIGNREPAAVVPTKEAG; encoded by the coding sequence ATGATTATCTACGGTGTGGCGTTTCTGGCGCTGTGTACATTGGCTGGCCTGTTTATCGGTGAGCTGCTGGGCAAATGGATGGGTATCCCGGCCAACGTCGGCGGGGTGGGTATCGCCATGTTGCTGTTGATCGGCCTGGGCAGTTACCTCGGTAAGCGCGGCTTGTTTACCGGCAAGTCGGAGCAGGGCGTGAGCTTTTGGGCCGCGATCTATATCCCGATTGTGGTGGCGATGGCGGCCCAGCAAAACGTATATGGCGCCATCAGCGGCGGGCCCATGGCAATTCTGGCCGGAACCATCGCAGTGCTGCTGGGCTTTGCCCTGGTGCCGGTGTTGGTACGCATCGGCAACCGTGAGCCTGCTGCGGTTGTTCCCACTAAAGAAGCCGGGTGA
- the madM gene encoding malonate transporter subunit MadM, with protein sequence MYESMMKVITGYGLISGFAVIGLTMWVSYWMSDTFTKGRLHGSAIAILLGLVLSYVGGAFTGGSKGVVDIPLLSGIGLLGGAMLRDFAIVATAFGVSVDELKRAGYVGVLALFVGVGSSFIAGVGVAMAFGYTDAVSLTTIGAGAVTYIVGPVTGAAIGASSEVMALSIAAGLIKAILVMVMTPFVAPLIGLNNPRSAVIFGGLMGTSSGVAGGLAATDPKLVPYGCLTAAFYTALGCLLGPSLLFLVMRGLVG encoded by the coding sequence ATGTACGAATCGATGATGAAAGTGATCACCGGCTACGGCTTGATCAGTGGTTTTGCCGTGATCGGCCTGACCATGTGGGTCTCCTACTGGATGTCAGACACCTTTACCAAAGGCCGCCTGCATGGCTCGGCCATCGCCATCCTGCTGGGCTTGGTGCTGTCGTATGTGGGCGGGGCCTTTACCGGCGGCTCGAAAGGGGTGGTGGATATTCCGCTGTTGTCAGGTATCGGCCTGTTGGGCGGTGCCATGCTGCGGGACTTTGCCATTGTCGCCACGGCGTTTGGCGTGAGTGTCGATGAGCTCAAGCGCGCTGGGTATGTTGGCGTACTGGCGTTGTTTGTCGGCGTGGGTTCGTCGTTTATTGCCGGGGTCGGAGTGGCGATGGCGTTCGGTTATACCGATGCGGTGAGCCTCACCACCATCGGCGCCGGGGCCGTGACCTATATCGTCGGCCCGGTGACCGGCGCGGCGATCGGGGCCAGTTCCGAGGTGATGGCGCTGTCCATTGCCGCCGGGTTGATCAAGGCGATTCTGGTGATGGTGATGACGCCGTTCGTGGCGCCGCTGATCGGGCTGAACAACCCGCGCAGTGCGGTGATCTTCGGTGGTTTGATGGGCACTTCCAGCGGTGTGGCGGGCGGGTTGGCGGCGACTGATCCGAAGCTGGTGCCGTATGGCTGCCTGACGGCGGCGTTCTATACGGCGCTGGGGTGTCTGCTAGGGCCGTCGTTGTTGTTTCTGGTGATGAGGGGGTTGGTGGGCTGA